One segment of Zymoseptoria tritici IPO323 chromosome 2, whole genome shotgun sequence DNA contains the following:
- a CDS encoding DNA polymerase delta catalytic subunit, with amino-acid sequence MPAVVAPPPATVPSKRVLQDNTNSRRNQQASPQKKRRLDDSKPVFKTPARRGPDGKPINSSQPKSQFEEEVLERLTQDIDALKHKNAEKDQHWARPSLDSFNDKTDTVSFQSIDAEEGTLHGGKATVKLFGVTEEGHSVLLHVTDFLHYLYVAAPIAFTKNDCEPFKVFLESSLAQHSAAIQSVQMVMRENMFGFQGNTKSPYLKITVTDPKFINRLRTTIESGNANYKGLWKVAEGGILTFDSIQYVLRFMVDTEISGMSWVSVNAGKYHMIPMRDRQSNCQIEAHCHFRDMIAHPADDAEWSKMAPLRILSFDIECAGRKGVFPEANIDPVIQIANVVTRYGEEKPFVRNVFCMDTCSLIVNTQVFEFHSEEKMLMAWRDFLEEVDPDVIIGYNTSNFDFPYLLDRAAHLKVGKFPYWTRLKNVKSAARDANFSSKQMGNRDTKATNTNGRLQLDLLQLIQRDYQLRSYTLNSVSAHFLKEQKEDVHHTMITELYNGTPESRRRLAVYCLKDAYLPQRLMDKLMCLVNYTEMARVTGVPFNMLLSRGQQVKFISQLFRKALEQQLVVPNLKPEGSDEQYEGATVIEPTRGYYDVPVATLDFASLYPSIMQAHNLCYTTLLNKNAVEKLNLKKDEDYIVTPNGDLFCTTKVRKGLLSQILEELLGARKRAKKALAVETDPFKKAVLNGRQLALKISANSVYGLTGATNGKLPCLAIASSTTSYGRQMIERTKEEVENRYTIANGYSHDAQVIYGDTDSVMVKFGPNDLAKAMELGQDAAEYVSSKFIKPIKLEFEKVYYPYLLINKKRYAGLYWTNTEKYDKMDTKGIETVRRDNCRLVQNVIETSLKMLLIDQDVQGAQDYVKETISELLQNRIDMSNLVITKALSKVDYASKQAHTELAERMRKRDAGSAPALGDRVAYVMVKGAAGAKGYEKSEDPMFVLEHNLPIDTKYYLDNQLAKPLGRIFEPILGEKKAGSLLTGDHTRAISVAAPTMGGLMKFAKKTETCLGCKKPLSSKEEQGGAVGAECRPRFGELYQRSLTKVSELEVRFARLWTQCQRCQGSMHNEVICSSRDCPIFYMRMKAKKDVEDAGKEIERFDKDSALW; translated from the exons ATGCCCGCAGTCGTAGCACCACCGCCTGCTACGGTACCCAGCAAGCGAGTCTTGCAGGACAATACCAACTCTCGCCGGAATCAGCAGGCCTCGCCACAGAAGAAACGCAGACTGGACGACTCGAAGCCGGTGTTCAAGACTCCTGCGAGAAGAGGTCCTGATGGGAAGCCCATTAATTCGAGTCAGCCGAAGAGCCAGTTTGAAGAGGAGGTTCTTGAGCGACTCACGCAAGACATCGACGCCTTGAAGCACAAGAATGCAGAAAAGGACCAGCATTGGGCAAGACCGAGTCTAGACAGCTTCAACGACAAAACGGACACCGTGAGCTTTCAGTCCATCGATGCCGAGGAGGGCACTCTTCATGGTGGCAAGGCCACTGTGAAGCTGTTTGGCGTGACAGAGGAAGGACACTCCGTACTTCTCCATGTTACGGACTTCCTGCATTACCTCTACGTCGCGGCTCCGATCGCCTTCACGAAGAATGACTGCGAGCCCTTCAAAGTCTTCCTTGAGTCCAGCCTTGCTCAACATTCCGCTGCCATTCAATCAGTGCAAATGGTCATGCGGGAGAACATGTTCGGATTCCAAGGCAACACCAAGAGTCCATATCTTAAGATCACAGTGACGGACCCCAAGTTCATCAACCGTCTCCGCACGACGATCGAATCTGGCAATGCCAACTACAAGGGCCTCTGGAAGGTTGCTGAAGGTGGGATCTTGACCTTTGACAGCATCCAATACGTGCTTCGTTTCATGGTCGACACGGAGATCTCGGGCATGTCCTGGGTTTCGGTCAATGCGGGCAAATACCACATGATCCCAATGCGGGATCGGCAGTCAAACTGTCAGATCGAGGCACATTGCCATTTTCGCGATATGATTGCGCACCCAGCAGATGACGCAGAATGGTCGAAAATGGCTCCACTTCGCATTTTGAGCTTCGACATCGAGTGCGCTGGACGAAAGGGCGTCTTCCCAGAAGCCAACATCGATCCTGTTATCCAAATCGCCAACGTCGTCACCCGATATGGTGAAGAGAAGCCCTTCGTTCGGAATGTCTTCTGCATGGACACGTGCAGCTTGATTGTAAACACGCAAGTGTTCGAATTCCACagcgaggagaagatgcTCATGGCATGGCGCGATTTCTTGGAGGAGGTTGACCCGGATGTTATCATCGGCTACAACACGTCCAATTTCGACTTCCCATACCTTCTGGACAGAGCTGCTCATCTCAAGGTGGGCAAATTCCCATACTGGACGCGGCTGAAGAACGTCAAGTCTGCTGCTAGAGACGCCAACTTCTCCAGCAAGCAGATGGGAAATCGCGACACAAAAGCGACAAACACCAATGGCCGTCTGCAGCTGGATTTGCTGCAACTGATTCAACGGGACTATCAACTGCGAAGCTACACACTAAACTCCGTTTCTGCTCACTTCTTGAAAGAGCAGAAGGAAGATGTACATCACACCATGATCACCGAGTTGTACAACGGCACTCCAGAGTCGCGCCGCAGACTTGCTGTATACTGCTTGAAAGACGCCTACTTGCCACAACGTCTCATGGACAAGCTCATGTGTCTTGTCAACTACACAGAAATGGCAAGAGTCACAGGTGTTCCCTTCAATATGCTCCTTTCCAGAGGCCAACAAGTCAAATTCATCAGTCAACTATTCCGAAAAGCTCTGGAGCAGCAACTGGTCGTACCGAACCTCAAACCGGAAGGCAGCGATGAGCAGTACGAAGGCGCCACGGTCATCGAGCCTACTCGAGGCTACTACGACGTTCCGGTTGCAACCCTCGATTTCGCATCTCTGTACCCCAGTATCATGCAAGCGCACAATTTGTGCTACACCACACTCCTGAACAAGAATGCTGTCGAGAAGCTCAATCTGAAGAAAGACGAGGACTACATTGTCACACCTAATGGAGACCTCTTCTGCACGACCAAAGTCCGCAAGGGTCTGCTGTCACAGATTCTCGAAGAACTTCTGGGTGCCAGAAAGCGAGCGAAAAAGGCACTGGCAGTGGAGACCGATCCGTTCAAGAAGGCAGTTCTCAACGGTCGACAACTGGCCTTGAAGATCAGTGCCAACTCCGTCTACGGTCTGACGGGTGCCACTAACGGAAAGCTGCCCTGTCTGGCGATCGCCAGCAGTACCACCTCCTACGGCCGTCAAATGATTGAGAGAACGAAAGAAGAGGTGGAGAACCGCTACACCATCGCCAATGGATACAGCCATGATGCCCAGGTCATCTACGGTGATACGGACTCTGTCATGGTGAAGTTTGGACCCAATGATCTCGCGAAAGCCATGGAACTCGGGCAGGACGCGGCCGAGTACGTGTCGAGCAAGTTCATCAAGCCCATCAAGCTGGAGTTCGAGAAGGTCTACTACCCATACCTGCTGATCAACAAGAAGCGTTATGCTGGCCTGTACTGGACCAACACTGAGAAGTACGACAAAATGGACACCAAAGGTATCGAGACGGTTCGTCGCGACAATTGCCGGCTGGTTCAAAATGTGATCGAGACGAGCTTGAAGATGCTTCTGATCGATCAGGATGTGCAGGGAGCTCAAGA CTACGTAAAGGAAACCATTTCAGAGCTGCTCCAAAATCGGATCGACATGTCCAACCTCGTGATCACAAAGGCCTTGAGCAAGGTTGATTACGCATCGAAACAAGCCCATACCGAATTGGCAGAACGCATGCGGAAACGCGACGCCGGATCAGCGCCAGCTCTCGGCGATCGTGTGGCCTATGTGATGGTGAAGGGTGCTGCAGGCGCCAAGGGATATGAAAAGTCCGAGGACCCCATGTTCGTGCTGGAGCACAACCTACCCATCGACACGAAGTACTATCTGGACAACCAACTGGCGAAGCCGTTGGGTCGCATCTTCGAGCCTATCCTgggcgagaagaaggctggGTCCTTGCTGACTGGCGATCACACGCGTGCCATCTCTGTCGCAGCGCCGACCATGGGTGGCTTGATGAAGTTTGCCAAGAAGACCGAGACATGCCTTGGTTGCAAGAAGCCTCTGTCATCCAAGGAAGAGCAGGGTGGTGCTGTTGGAGCCGAGTGTCGTCCACGTTTCGGAGAGCTGTATCAACGATCGCTGACGAAAGTGTCGGAGCTCGAGGTCCGCTTCGCTCGGCTGTGGACACAATGCCAGCGCTGTCAGGGCAGCATGCACAACGAAGTCATTTGCTCGAGTCGCGATTGTCCAATCTTCTACATGAGaatgaaggcgaagaaggatgtGGAGGATGCGGGCAAGGAGATTGAGCGGTTCGATAAGGACAGTGCGTTGTGGTAA
- the COP9/CSN5 gene encoding COP9 signalosome complex subunit 5 produces MDSEKAWETEGAAKLVDPHRDALYNYNADEQKRIGTEKPWKQDPHHFKYVRISAVALVKMVMHARSGGEIEVMGLMLGYVEHETFIVTDSMRLPVEGTETRVNAQDEANEYMINFLSRSRESGQLENTVGWYHSHPGYGCWLSGIDVMTQHTQQMFTDPFLAVVIDPHRTISAGKVEIGAFRTYPEGYKPEGQVSAAEGMAAVPTAKAQDFGAHANRYYSLEVSHFKSTLDNKLLEALWNKYWVQTLSSSPLDTNHDYVTAQIEDLTAKTKLAQENEQLSKLAKAAEKIANEEKTGLMASLVKEKVFAGHAPHVAQVSAELDANGTDTQMSETS; encoded by the exons ATGGACTCCGAGAAGGCATGGG AGACCGAAGGCGCCGCCAAACTAGTCGACCCACACCGCGATGCACTCTACAACTACAACGCCGACGAACAGAAGAGGATAGGGACCGAGAAGCCATGGAAGCAAGATCCTCACCACTTCAAGTATGTGCGCATCTCGGCGGTGGCGCTTGTCAAGATGGTGATGCATGCAAGATCGGGAGGCGAGATTGAAGTGATGGGTCTGATGCTCGGATACGTTGAACACGAGACATTCATCGTCACGGATTCAATGCGTCTGCCAGTCGAAGGAACGGAAACACGGGTCAACGCGCAAGACGAGGCGAACGAATACATGATCAACTTTCTTTCACGGTCGCGAGAGTCGGGACAACTCGAGAACACAGTCGGCTGGTACCACAGTCATCCAGGCTACGGCTGCTGGCTGTCCGGCATCGATGTAATGACCCAGCATACTCAGCAGATGTTCACCGATCCTTTCCTCGCCGTCGTCATCGATCCACATCGGACGATCAGCGCTGGCAAGGTCGAAATCGGAGCATTCCGCACATACCCAGAAGGCTACAAACCTGAGGGTCAAGTCTCAGCAGCAGAGGGGATGGCAGCAGTTCCAACGGCAAAGGCGCAGGATTTCGGTGCGCACGCGAACAGATACTACTCTCTAGAAGTTTCGCACTTCAAATCTACCCTGGACAACAAGTTGCTGGAGGCGTTGTGGAACAAGTACTGGGTGCAAACGctgtcttcttctccactcGACACGAATCACGACTACGTGACGGCACAGATCGAGGACCTCACAGCCAAGACGAAGCTTGCCCAGGAGA ACGAACAGCTGAGTAAGCTGGCCAAGGCAGCCGAGAAGATCGCAAACGAAGAGAAAACTGGATTGATGGCATCGCTGGTCAAGGAGAAGGTGTTCGCTGGCCACGCGCCTCACGTCGCACAAGTCTCTGCTGAGTTGGACGCGAATGGCACTGATACCCAAATGTCTGAGACTTCGTAA